Proteins found in one Odocoileus virginianus isolate 20LAN1187 ecotype Illinois chromosome 10, Ovbor_1.2, whole genome shotgun sequence genomic segment:
- the LOC110146903 gene encoding beta-galactosidase-1-like protein 2, with protein sequence MKLRTTYKGFTTAVNHYFDDLIPRIRGLQFHEEGSIIAVQMENEYGSYNLDKGYMPYIKNALLSRGIKTMLLTADTGPGFLKGHTPTVFATLHMKGIRKDTYEHLSSVQGPGPVMMMVYTARSLDGWGASRNTMDLHNYGALLTEDGDYTPEYLTFQKLFHPDAEVPSFRQEDCKPKDTYAPLAAGHFISLWDTLIHQDDQPVRSMGPLSMEQLSVNQGNGQSTGYILYETVITGGGVLNSDGHVKDRGQVFLDDKYIGVLDDAHQRLTLHNDHHKEFLTLRILVENQGRLASGTSMNQERKGLTGNIYLNSSPLRKFKIYSLEMQNKFIQRKLPNIWKPSFLHAEGPAFFLALLRVGSQPKDTFLSLRGWTKGVVFINGQNLGRYWSLGPQETLYLPGPWLKPGLNEIIVFEEFKSALLIYFSNVSQLGY encoded by the exons ATGAAGCTGAGAACAACTTACAAGGGCTTCACAACAGCAGTGAATCACTATTTTGATGACCTGATTCCCAGGATTAGAGGATTACAG TTCCACGAAGAGGGATCCATTATTGCCGTGCAGATGGAGAACGAATATGGTTCCTATAACCTGGATAAAGGATACATGCcgtatattaaaaat GCACTGCTGAGCAGAGGGATCAAGACGATGCTCCTGACGGCGGACACGGGCCCGGGATTCCTGAAGGGACACACGCCGACCG TGTTCGCCACCCTCCACATGAAGGGCATAAGGAAGGACACGTACGAACACCTCTCCTCCGTTCAG GGCCCTGGCCCGGTCATGATGATGGTGTACACCGCCAGGTCTCTGGACGGGTGGGGCGCTTCTCGAAACACTATGGACTTGCACA ACTATGGGGCACTGCTGACAGAGGATGGAGACTATACACCCGAGTATCTCACATTCCAAAAGCTTTTTCACCCTGATGCAG AGGTTCCCAGCTTCCGGCAGGAAGACTGCAAGCCTAAGGACACATACGCGCCCCTGGCCGCAGGTCACTTCATATCCCTGTGGGACACCCTGATTCACCAGGATGAC CAGCCCGTGAGGTCCATGGGGCCGCTCTCCATGGAGCAGCTGTCCGTGAACCAAGGGAACGGCCAGTCTACTGGGTACATACTTTATGAAACTGTCATCACCGGAGGAGGCGTCCTAAACTCGGATGGCCATGTGAAGGATCGGGGCCAG GTGTTTCTGGATGACAAGTATATAGGAGTCCTGGATGACGCGCATCAAAGGCTGACTCTTCACAATGAC CATCACAAGGAGTTCCTGACGCTGAGGATCCTGGTGGAGAACCAAGGACGGCTTGCCTCCGGGACCAGCATGAACCAGGAGAGGAAAG GTCTTACTGGGAACATCTATCTAAACAGTTCTCCactgagaaaatttaaaatctacAGCCTGGAGATGCAGAATAAATTCATACAGAG GAAACTTCCCAACATCTGGAAGCCCAGCTTTCTCCACGCTGAGGGCCCTGCATTCTTCCTTGCCCTCCTGAGAGTCGGCAGTCAACCCAAGGACACCTTCTTGAGCCTGCGG GGCTGGACGAAAGGAGTGGTCTTCATCAATGGACAGAACCTGGGACGCTACTGGAGCCTCGGGCCCCAGGAAACACTCTACCTCCCGGGACCCTGGCTCAAGCCCGGGTTAAATGAG ATCATCGTGTTTGAGGAGTTCAAGTCCGCCCTGCTGATCTACTTCAGCAACGTCTCCCAGCTGG GATATTGA
- the LOC139037216 gene encoding beta-galactosidase-1-like protein 2 — MTQPGGPASRMQAFLFLVRLAGLLSLTSRFLGPGGEALAPGPPLWDITRLLCPCSVVQALLRPSHISERLVGLQVRGSDFTLGNTPFLILSGTIHYFRVPRDYWKDSLLKLKACGFNTVTTHVPWNLHEPRRGQFHYSGNLDLMAFISLASEVDLWVILCVGPYIGSDLDLGGLPR; from the exons ATGACCCAGCCCGGGGGTCCGGCCAGCCG AATGCAGGCCTTCTTGTTCTTGGTGAGGCTGGCGGGCCTCCTGAGCCTGACTTCCAGGTTCCTG GGCCCTGGAGGAGAGGCCCTCGCGCCAGGCCCGCCGCTGTGGGACATCACACGCCTCCTGTGTCCCTGCAGCGTGGTCCAGGCTCTCCTGAGGCCCTCGCACATCAGTGAGAGGCTTGTGGGTCTGCAGGTCAGGGGCTCCGACTTCACGCTGGGGAACACGCCTTTCCTCATCCTGTCGGGCACCATCCACTACTTCCGTGTGCCCCGGGACTACTGGAAGGACAGCCTCCTGAAGCTGAAGGCCTGTGGCTTCAACACCGTCACCAC gcATGTTCCTTGGAACCTTCATGAACCAAGAAGAGGCCAGTTTCACTATAgtggaaacctggatttgat ggcttTCATATCCTTGGCGTCAGAGGTGGACCTGTGGGTCATCCTGTGTGTTGGCCCCTACATCGGGAGCGACTTGGACCTCGGAGGCTTGCCCAGGTGA